A stretch of the Acidimicrobiales bacterium genome encodes the following:
- a CDS encoding LysR family transcriptional regulator: MRRVPASPASARLGAQLPGALADRVLLMPPMNVSLRLLRAFVAVGREGNVRRAAARLFVSQPSLSQDIRRLERHVGVPLFVRGPQGMTLTQPGEELLRCVETALVLIDRGVDQARSVATTRKTRLLLAFSPSVGNRLMPALLPLLERRLADVVVDEREVDTGEVGPGVRDGRFDVGLAHCPSLEDGLVVTTLVEEPLCAALAATHPAARRSSVSLAELEGLDLLLWPRETAPEYFDRILAICRQAGTDPKVVQGARRAVIRSYLLAEGRTFCLLPASTAVLRVPGVSFVPIADGHAAIPLMAIRRAEEHRPEVLAVEDIAREQGRALLGA, translated from the coding sequence GTGAGGCGCGTCCCCGCCTCGCCGGCGAGCGCGCGCCTCGGCGCCCAGCTCCCGGGAGCGCTCGCCGATAGGGTCTTGCTTATGCCGCCGATGAACGTCTCCCTGCGGCTCCTGCGGGCCTTCGTCGCCGTGGGCCGGGAGGGCAACGTGCGGCGGGCAGCGGCTCGCCTCTTCGTCTCGCAGCCCTCCCTCTCGCAGGACATACGCCGCCTCGAGCGCCACGTCGGCGTGCCGCTGTTCGTCCGCGGACCCCAGGGAATGACGCTCACGCAGCCCGGCGAGGAGCTCCTCCGCTGCGTCGAGACCGCCCTCGTGCTCATCGACCGGGGCGTGGACCAGGCCCGCAGCGTCGCCACGACCCGCAAGACCCGCCTCCTCCTCGCCTTCAGCCCGAGCGTCGGCAACCGGCTCATGCCGGCGCTGCTCCCGCTCCTCGAGCGTCGGCTCGCCGACGTCGTCGTCGACGAGCGCGAGGTCGACACGGGCGAGGTCGGCCCGGGCGTGCGCGACGGTCGCTTCGACGTCGGGCTCGCGCACTGCCCCTCCCTCGAGGACGGGCTCGTCGTGACCACCTTGGTCGAGGAGCCGCTGTGCGCGGCCCTCGCCGCGACGCACCCGGCGGCACGCCGATCGAGCGTCTCCCTCGCCGAGCTCGAGGGCCTCGACCTGCTGCTGTGGCCGCGGGAGACGGCGCCGGAGTACTTCGACCGCATCCTCGCCATCTGCCGCCAGGCGGGCACGGACCCCAAGGTGGTCCAGGGCGCGCGCCGCGCCGTGATCCGCTCCTACCTGCTCGCCGAGGGGCGCACCTTCTGCCTGCTCCCCGCGTCGACGGCCGTCCTGCGGGTGCCTGGCGTCTCCTTCGTCCCGATCGCCGACGGCCACGCCGCCATCCCGCTGATGGCGATCCGGCGGGCCGAGGAGCACCGGCCCGAGGTCCTCGCCGTCGAGGACATCGCTCGCGAGCAGGGGCGGGCGCTGCTCGGCGCGTAG
- the ugpC gene encoding sn-glycerol-3-phosphate ABC transporter ATP-binding protein UgpC yields MAGLVLERVTKVYPNGFEAVHELDLTVADGEFMVLVGPSGCGKTTALRMVAGLEDVSSGTVRIGERVVNDVSPKDRDIAMVFQNYALYPHMTVAQNIGFALKLRKLPKREINAKVRAAAAVLGLTEWLDRKPAQLSGGQRQRVAMGRAIVREPSVFLMDEPLSNLDAKLRVQMRAEVSRIQRRLGVATLYVTHDQTEAMTMGDRVAVLRAGVLQQCDEPQTLYDRPRNLFVAAFIGSPAMNLYEARLHEGARRLTIGSQSVALPDAVLAARPALAAYAGSRVVAGIRPEDLPAATGTSGQTLEGDVDLVEALGSELLVHFSIDATRVHPEGSQTTEGDELGASGELTSSGAGIARVDARAKVRAGTRATFSLDPERLHFFDPASGEAIWR; encoded by the coding sequence GTGGCTGGGTTGGTGCTCGAGCGGGTAACGAAGGTGTACCCGAACGGCTTCGAGGCGGTCCACGAGCTCGATCTCACGGTCGCGGACGGCGAGTTCATGGTCCTCGTCGGTCCCTCCGGCTGCGGCAAGACGACGGCCCTGCGAATGGTCGCCGGCCTCGAGGACGTCTCCTCGGGAACCGTGCGCATCGGCGAGCGCGTCGTGAACGACGTGTCACCGAAGGACCGCGACATCGCGATGGTCTTCCAGAACTACGCCCTCTACCCGCACATGACGGTCGCGCAGAACATCGGCTTCGCCTTGAAGCTGCGCAAGCTGCCGAAGCGCGAGATCAACGCCAAGGTGAGGGCCGCTGCGGCCGTGCTCGGCCTCACCGAGTGGCTCGACCGCAAGCCGGCCCAGCTCTCGGGCGGACAGCGCCAGCGCGTCGCGATGGGCCGGGCGATCGTGCGCGAGCCGTCGGTGTTCCTGATGGACGAGCCGCTGTCCAACCTCGACGCGAAGCTGCGCGTCCAGATGCGCGCCGAGGTGTCGCGCATCCAGCGCCGCCTCGGGGTGGCGACGCTCTACGTCACCCACGACCAGACCGAGGCGATGACGATGGGCGACCGCGTCGCCGTGCTGCGGGCGGGCGTTCTCCAGCAGTGCGACGAGCCCCAGACCCTCTACGACCGCCCGAGGAACCTCTTCGTGGCAGCCTTCATCGGCTCGCCGGCGATGAACCTCTACGAGGCGAGGCTGCACGAGGGCGCCCGCCGGCTCACGATCGGGAGCCAGTCCGTGGCGCTCCCCGACGCCGTGCTCGCCGCCCGGCCCGCGCTCGCCGCCTACGCGGGCTCGCGCGTCGTCGCGGGCATCCGTCCCGAGGACCTCCCGGCGGCCACGGGGACGTCGGGCCAGACGCTCGAGGGGGACGTCGACCTCGTCGAGGCGCTCGGCTCCGAGCTGCTCGTCCACTTCTCGATCGACGCGACGCGGGTGCACCCCGAGGGCTCGCAGACGACGGAGGGCGACGAGCTCGGCGCCTCGGGCGAGCTCACGAGCAGCGGCGCGGGGATCGCGCGCGTCGACGCGCGCGCCAAGGTGCGCGCCGGGACACGGGCGACCTTCTCGCTCGACCCCGAGCGCCTCCACTTCTTCGACCCCGCGAGCGGCGAGGCGATCTGGCGCTGA
- a CDS encoding phospho-sugar mutase: MAAWIAADPDPTTRAELRALLERGDEEALAERFARPLGFGTAGLRGPVGAGPARMNRLVVRRAAAGLARFLGEGRGWAGGVVVGHDARRHSSCFAADVSQVLSAAGVPVLLLPRPLPTPLTAFAVRHLRAAAGVMVTASHNPPGDNGLKIYLADGALAAPPEEGEIARAIEAASPPPTGRRAAPVEVLDEESLVRAYADAVLKVLTPGGARALRIVYTPLHGVGGLLLPRLLAAAGFPPAETVREQEAPDPDFPTVPLPNPEEPSALALALEQAASVGADVVLANDPDADRLALALPAPDGWRALTGDELGILLAEHLLRASSGPGRVVATTVASSRMLGALAAQAGVAYEETPTGFKWIARAARRHVGARLLFGYEEALGYAACDAVADKDGISAALVAAELAASAKAAGRSLLELLDALAERLGVHAGTHWSLRREGSDGAREIAAILAELRTAPPRAFGPLRVLAAVDLAAGRGSMPPTDAIVFELERGARVVVRPSGTEPKLKAYLEVRTPPPGHAGLAGARREATTVLEELRAAVAERLGSR, from the coding sequence GTGGCGGCCTGGATCGCGGCCGACCCCGACCCGACGACGCGCGCCGAGCTTCGGGCGCTCCTCGAGCGCGGCGACGAGGAGGCGCTCGCCGAGCGCTTCGCCCGGCCGCTCGGCTTCGGCACCGCGGGGCTGCGCGGGCCCGTCGGCGCGGGACCGGCGCGGATGAACCGCCTCGTCGTGCGGCGCGCCGCCGCCGGGCTGGCGCGCTTCCTCGGCGAGGGCCGCGGGTGGGCCGGCGGCGTCGTCGTGGGCCACGACGCGCGCCGCCACTCCTCGTGCTTCGCTGCCGACGTCTCGCAGGTCCTGTCGGCGGCGGGCGTCCCGGTGCTCCTCCTCCCCCGGCCGCTCCCCACGCCGCTCACGGCCTTCGCCGTGCGCCACCTCCGGGCGGCGGCCGGCGTGATGGTCACGGCGAGCCACAACCCGCCCGGCGACAACGGGCTCAAGATCTACCTCGCCGACGGCGCCCTCGCCGCGCCGCCGGAGGAGGGCGAGATCGCCCGCGCCATCGAGGCGGCGAGCCCGCCGCCGACCGGGCGCCGCGCGGCCCCGGTGGAGGTGCTCGACGAGGAGTCGCTCGTTCGCGCCTACGCAGACGCCGTCCTCAAGGTACTCACCCCCGGCGGGGCGCGTGCGCTGCGGATCGTCTACACGCCCCTGCACGGCGTCGGCGGGCTGCTCCTGCCTCGGCTCCTCGCCGCGGCCGGGTTCCCGCCGGCCGAGACGGTGCGCGAGCAGGAGGCGCCGGACCCGGACTTCCCGACCGTGCCGCTCCCGAACCCCGAGGAGCCGAGCGCGCTGGCGCTCGCCCTCGAGCAGGCGGCGAGCGTCGGCGCGGACGTCGTGCTCGCCAACGACCCCGATGCCGATCGGCTGGCACTGGCGCTGCCCGCCCCGGACGGCTGGCGGGCGCTCACCGGCGACGAGCTCGGCATCCTGCTCGCCGAGCACCTCCTGCGGGCTTCGAGCGGGCCCGGCCGCGTCGTCGCGACGACGGTCGCCTCCTCGAGGATGCTCGGCGCCCTCGCCGCGCAGGCCGGCGTCGCCTACGAGGAGACGCCGACCGGCTTCAAGTGGATCGCCCGGGCGGCTCGTCGGCACGTCGGCGCTCGCCTGCTCTTCGGGTACGAGGAGGCGCTCGGGTACGCGGCGTGCGACGCGGTCGCCGACAAGGACGGGATCAGCGCCGCGCTCGTCGCCGCCGAGCTCGCCGCGAGCGCCAAGGCGGCGGGGCGCTCGCTCCTCGAGCTCCTCGATGCGCTGGCCGAGCGCCTCGGGGTGCACGCCGGCACCCACTGGTCCCTGCGCCGGGAGGGGTCCGACGGCGCCCGGGAGATCGCCGCCATCCTCGCCGAGCTGCGGACGGCGCCGCCGCGCGCCTTCGGCCCGCTGCGCGTCCTCGCCGCCGTCGACCTGGCCGCGGGCCGCGGCTCGATGCCGCCGACGGACGCGATCGTCTTCGAGCTCGAGCGGGGCGCGCGCGTCGTCGTCCGCCCGAGCGGTACGGAGCCGAAGCTCAAGGCCTACCTCGAGGTCCGCACGCCCCCGCCCGGGCACGCCGGCCTCGCCGGTGCGCGCCGGGAGGCGACGACCGTCCTCGAGGAGCTGCGCGCCGCCGTCGCCGAGCGCCTCGGCAGCCGCTAG